A region of Lacinutrix sp. Hel_I_90 DNA encodes the following proteins:
- the deoD gene encoding purine-nucleoside phosphorylase, giving the protein MSIHIEAKKGDIAETVLLPGDPMRAKWIAETFLKDAICYNEVRGMLGYTGSYKGKRVSVQGTGMGIPSALIYSHELINDYGVKNLIRVGSAGSYHKDVKIRDIVIAMAASSTSGINNSRFINADYSPTANFELFMKAALYAKEKSIPIKAGNVLSADEFYEDDFDSYKKWADFGVLCVEMEAAGLYTIAAKFNVKALAILTISDSLVTKQKTSSDERESTFDKMVEIALATL; this is encoded by the coding sequence TTGAGTATACATATTGAAGCAAAAAAAGGAGATATTGCAGAAACTGTATTATTACCTGGTGATCCTATGCGAGCCAAATGGATTGCAGAAACCTTTTTAAAAGACGCTATTTGTTATAACGAAGTTCGTGGCATGTTAGGGTATACCGGAAGCTATAAAGGGAAACGCGTATCTGTACAGGGCACCGGAATGGGGATACCCTCTGCCTTAATTTACAGCCATGAATTAATAAATGATTATGGGGTGAAAAATTTAATACGCGTGGGCTCTGCAGGATCTTATCACAAAGACGTGAAAATTCGTGACATTGTTATTGCTATGGCGGCGTCTTCAACGTCTGGTATTAATAATTCACGCTTTATAAATGCCGATTATTCGCCAACGGCAAATTTTGAGCTTTTTATGAAGGCGGCCCTTTACGCTAAAGAAAAAAGCATTCCTATTAAAGCAGGGAATGTACTCTCTGCAGATGAGTTTTATGAAGACGACTTTGATTCTTATAAAAAATGGGCAGACTTTGGGGTACTGTGTGTAGAAATGGAAGCTGCAGGCTTGTATACTATTGCTGCTAAATTTAATGTAAAAGCATTGGCTATTTTAACGATTTCAGATTCTCTGGTTACCAAGCAAAAAACCTCTTCAGACGAACGTGAGAGTACCTTTGATAA
- the trxA gene encoding thioredoxin → MKNSFNTIINSEAPVLVDFFAEWCGPCKMLATVLKQVKDALGEQVKIIKIDVDKNQPLAAKYQVRGVPTLLLFKNGKQLWRQSGVLQKDEIITIIKSHQ, encoded by the coding sequence ATGAAAAATAGCTTTAATACGATTATAAATTCTGAGGCACCCGTTTTAGTCGATTTTTTTGCAGAGTGGTGTGGCCCGTGTAAAATGCTGGCTACGGTTTTAAAACAGGTGAAAGATGCCTTAGGAGAGCAGGTGAAAATTATTAAAATTGATGTTGATAAAAATCAACCGTTGGCAGCAAAATATCAGGTTAGAGGTGTGCCAACACTACTGCTTTTTAAAAATGGCAAGCAATTGTGGCGACAGTCTGGCGTGCTTCAGAAAGATGAGATTATTACCATTATAAAATCGCATCAATAG
- the deoC gene encoding deoxyribose-phosphate aldolase, with product MEINTYIDHTLLKPTATPNDIITLCSEAKQYGFFAVCVNGCYVTLAKEQLLNSEIKIASVISFPLGAMATRTKIFEANQSVLDGADEIDMVINLGLLKAKAYQTVEREISEIKKEIGHRVLKVIFETCYLTDEEIKTACKLSINAGADYIKTSTGFGPGGATFEAVKLMKAEVKEQLKIKASGGIKDTVTAKKYIDLGVSRIGTSSGIQIVLNPQ from the coding sequence GTGGAAATCAATACATATATAGACCACACTTTACTTAAACCAACGGCGACTCCAAACGATATTATTACACTGTGTAGTGAAGCAAAGCAGTATGGGTTCTTTGCCGTTTGTGTGAATGGTTGTTATGTTACTCTTGCAAAAGAGCAGTTGCTCAATTCAGAAATTAAAATAGCCTCTGTTATTAGTTTTCCTTTAGGCGCAATGGCTACTAGAACTAAAATTTTTGAAGCAAACCAATCTGTTTTAGATGGTGCCGATGAGATTGATATGGTAATTAATTTGGGCTTACTTAAAGCAAAAGCCTATCAAACCGTAGAACGTGAGATTTCAGAAATAAAAAAAGAAATAGGGCACAGGGTGTTAAAAGTCATTTTTGAGACCTGCTATTTAACAGACGAGGAAATAAAAACAGCCTGCAAATTATCTATAAACGCTGGGGCCGACTACATAAAAACCTCCACTGGATTTGGACCTGGTGGCGCTACCTTTGAAGCTGTTAAATTAATGAAAGCAGAAGTTAAAGAGCAACTAAAAATAAAAGCCTCTGGTGGTATAAAAGACACAGTAACGGCCAAAAAATATATAGATTTAGGGGTCTCCCGAATTGGCACATCCTCTGGAATACAAATCGTTTTAAACCCACAATAA